In one Pelecanus crispus isolate bPelCri1 chromosome 12, bPelCri1.pri, whole genome shotgun sequence genomic region, the following are encoded:
- the H3-3B gene encoding histone H3.3 — MARTKQTARKSTGGKAPRKQLATKAARKSAPSTGGVKKPHRYRPGTVALREIRRYQKSTELLIRKLPFQRLVREIAQDFKTDLRFQSAAIGALQEASEAYLVGLFEDTNLCAIHAKRVTIMPKDIQLARRIRGERA, encoded by the exons atggcCCGTACAAAGCAGACCGCCCGCAAGTCCACCGGGGGGAAGGCTCCGCGCAAGCAACTGGCCACCAAGGCGGCCCGGAAAAGCGCTCCCTCTACTGGCGGCGTCAAGAAGCCTCACCGCTACAG GCCGGGCACCGTCGCCCTCCGTGAGATCCGTCGCTACCAGAAGTCTACGGAGCTGCTGATCCGCAAGCTGCCCTTCCAGCGGCTGGTCAGGGAAATCGCCCAAGACTTCAAAACAGACTTGAGGTTCCAGAGTGCAGCCATCGGTGCGCTGCAG GAGGCCAGTGAGGCATATCTGGTGGGTCTGTTTGAAGATACGAACCTGTGCGCCATCCATGCCAAGAGAGTCACCATCATGCCCAAAGATATCCAGTTGGCTCGCAGGATACGGGGGGAGAGGGCTTAA